A genomic stretch from Burkholderiales bacterium includes:
- a CDS encoding putative DNA-binding domain-containing protein, whose translation MIDTPKPGEAKTPASKDLARLQQDFQNYVLAAGAPDHSGIEAEIVATAKASAKTRLGIYSEAYRLRLIEALDTDYVTLRALVGDDAFEKLALGYVDAYPSKVYNMRWFGARLPEFLRTTSPYANYPAFAEMAAFEWALTLAFDADDAPALGIEDIAGVPGEAWADMTFACHPSLQRLDLRWNVPAFWKAIANEEEAQAPQQNEFPIAWMIWRRDLDSYFRSLPVDEAWALDAIRSGANFAEVCSGLCEWIDELQAARHAAGLLKGWVSEELISGLKY comes from the coding sequence TTGATCGACACGCCCAAACCCGGCGAGGCAAAAACGCCGGCCTCGAAAGATCTCGCGCGCTTGCAGCAGGATTTCCAGAACTACGTCCTGGCCGCCGGCGCGCCGGACCACAGCGGCATCGAAGCCGAGATTGTCGCCACGGCCAAAGCCAGCGCGAAAACCCGCCTCGGCATTTATTCCGAAGCCTACCGCCTGCGCCTGATCGAGGCGCTCGATACCGACTACGTCACGCTGCGTGCGCTGGTCGGCGACGATGCGTTCGAAAAACTGGCGCTTGGGTACGTCGACGCGTATCCGTCCAAGGTCTACAACATGCGTTGGTTCGGCGCCCGCTTGCCCGAATTCCTGAGAACGACCTCGCCCTATGCCAATTACCCGGCATTTGCCGAGATGGCGGCGTTCGAATGGGCGCTCACGCTGGCATTCGATGCCGACGATGCGCCGGCGCTGGGCATTGAAGATATCGCTGGCGTACCGGGCGAAGCCTGGGCCGATATGACGTTCGCGTGCCATCCATCATTGCAGCGCCTGGACCTGCGCTGGAACGTTCCGGCTTTCTGGAAGGCGATCGCAAACGAAGAAGAAGCGCAAGCGCCGCAGCAAAACGAATTCCCGATCGCCTGGATGATCTGGCGGCGCGATCTCGACAGTTACTTCCGCTCGCTTCCGGTCGACGAGGCCTGGGCGCTCGACGCAATTCGAAGCGGCGCGAATTTCGCTGAAGTCTGCAGCGGACTGTGCGAATGGATCGACGAGCTGCAAGCGG